A genomic region of Ovis aries strain OAR_USU_Benz2616 breed Rambouillet chromosome 20, ARS-UI_Ramb_v3.0, whole genome shotgun sequence contains the following coding sequences:
- the LOC101121555 gene encoding LOW QUALITY PROTEIN: olfactory receptor 2J3-like (The sequence of the model RefSeq protein was modified relative to this genomic sequence to represent the inferred CDS: deleted 1 base in 1 codon), producing the protein MNDNGKNNASSEGYFVLLGFSNWPHLEVVLFVVVLVFYLMTLTGNLFIIILSYLDSHLHTPMYFFLSNLSFLDLCYSTSFIPQLLVNLWGPGKTISYAGCMIQLYFSLALGTTECVLLVVMSYDRYAAVCRPLHYTVLMHPRFCHLLAVACWVSGFTNSALHSFFTFWVPLCGHRQVDHFFCEVPALLRLSCVDTRANELTLMVTSSIFVLIPLILILSSYGAIAWAVLRMQSTTGLQKVFGTCGAHLMVVSLFFIPAMCIYLQPSSGNSQDQGKFIALFYTVVTPSLNPLIYTLRNKDVRGAVKRLVG; encoded by the exons ATGAAtgataatggaaaaaat aatgcaagctCTGAAGGCTACTTTGTTCTACTGGGTTTTTCTAATTGGCCTCATCTGGAAGTAGTTCTCTTTGTGGTTGTCTTGGTGTTCTACTTGATGACTTTGACAGGCAACCTGTTCATCATTATCTTGTCATACTTGGATTCCCATCTCCACactcccatgtacttcttcctctcaaACCTCTCTTTTCTGGATCTCTGCTACTCTACCAGCTTCATCCCTCAGTTGCTGGTCAACCTCTGGGGTCCAGGAAAAACCATCTCTTATGCTGGTTGCATGattcaactttatttttcccttgcaCTGGGAACCACTGAATGTGTGCTGTTGGTAGTCATGTCCTATGACCGTTATGCAGCTGTGTGTAGACCCTTGCATTACACTGTCCTCATGCACCCTCGTTTCTGCCACCTGTTGGCTGTGGCTTGTTGGGTAAGTGGCTTCACAAActcagcacttcattccttttttaccTTCTGGGTACCTCTGTGTGGACATCGCCAAGTGGACCATTTCTTCTGTGAAGTTCCAGCACTGCTTCGACTGTCATGTGTTGATACCCGTGCTAATGAGCTGACCCTCATGGTCACGAGCTCCATTTTTGTTCTTATACCTCTCATCCTCATTCTCAGCTCCTATGGTGCCATTGCCTGGGCAGTGCTGAGGATGCAGTCAACAACTGGACTTCAGAAAGTCTTTGGGACATGTGGAGCCCATCTTATGGTCGTATCCCTGTTTTTCATCCCAGCCATGTGCATATATCTACAGCCATCATCAGGAAACTCTCAAGATCAGGGCAAGTTCATTGCCCTCTTCTATACTGTTGTCACACCTAGCCTCAACCCTCTAATCTACACCCTAAGAAACAAAGATGTAAGAGGGGCTGTAAAGAGACTAGTGGGGTGA